The following coding sequences are from one Dermacentor silvarum isolate Dsil-2018 chromosome 4, BIME_Dsil_1.4, whole genome shotgun sequence window:
- the LOC119450609 gene encoding uncharacterized protein LOC119450609 — protein sequence MEHGDETSDELHDSNMYETASLPTTDRLTRATSPRSSAPSQQPCTATEQHACWIADRLSLINSFLFRVRMELREMWGQRGHLALVDVPDKWLFQESVLPEQYDEAVGILHWLLKKHFCIRYLSIHPLLLSERGAALANGLQHSPSIKSLKINFNKSEVTKALYGSLCTLRNLESLECLAPGHDQREIPTTAAMLLRVCPYLTTLKISDFCMEDDNMAIAFAAGLKANSTLRELSVHASICEASRHEFAEYLKTSSSLNNLSIVAGSDERQTCTCWMAEGILASKSVTKLDLGNIKFDEERAQLAARVFTENRVMQSFSLKYYSSEDLQKCALYCWHASLSSNDTLEELELPMDIWSACQWDEFIWTASRRPCLKKLTINQGTDRQKLQGLCKVLRKSGAEKKVSLKTDIFFTAANIIESAALTSVALFSFDDQLKQQLCQLQTSNHITSVCIGVRTGDISLCLAVAEYIKAAPSIRKLSLQLCTQSGDMADDTNRSWKVLVESLSKNVTLRELEVNLQYRIGFDEDEEPDHIARGIQDIEVIPHELEKLARVIKSGEKIRRVHFRAEHTSHMTAFLSELCKDISNEFALVSVTLAGSLAMESTADCFHVWETTRRNSGLVTRAAEFVSGHRLDRRYAAALEFVARCPPLLEEFAQQQSLTVADATLTIRRSLGEHRKRARFHAPRRRCPRACRVPPEQGQPPSTG from the exons AT GGAGCACGGAGATGAAACCAGTGACGAATTGCATGACAGCAATATGTACGAAACAGCGTCATTGCCCACCACAGATCGATTGACTAGAGCAACCAGTCCCCGCTCAAGCGCACCTTCCCAACAGCCCTGTACAGCGACCGAGCAACATGCATGTTGGATAGCTGACCGTCTCTCGCTCATCAATTCGTTTCTCTTTCGTGTAAGAATGGAACTGCGAGAAATGTGGGGGCAGAGGGGACATCTGGCTCTTGTTGATGTGCCAGATAAATGGTTGTTCCAGGAAAGTGTGTTGCCAGAACAGTACGATGAAGCAGTTGGTATTTTGCACTGGCTTCTCAAGAAACATTTTTGCATACGTTATCTCTCTATTCATCCATTATTGTTATCAGAGCGCGGTGCAGCGCTCGCCAATGGGCTCCAACATAGCCCTTCCATCAAGTCACTGAAAATCAACTTCAATAAGTCTGAAGTCACAAAGGCCCTCTATGGCAGCTTGTGCACCCTGAGAAACCTGGAATCATTGGAATGCTTGGCACCAGGGCACGATCAAAGAGAAATTCCAACCACCGCAGCGATGCTCTTGCGAGTGTGTCCGTACTTAACGACACTCAAGATTTCTGACTTCTGTATGGAGGACGACAACATGGCCATCGCTTTTGCCGCAGGTCTGAAAGCAAATTCAACACTGAGAGAGCTGTCTGTACATGCTTCAATATGTGAAGCTAGCAGGCACGAGTTTGCAGAGTACCTGAAGACCAGCAGTTCATTAAACAACCTCAGCATTGTAGCAGGCAGTGATGAAAGGCAAACCTGCACCTGCTGGATGGCAGAAGGCATCCTCGCCAGCAAATCTGTGACAAAGCTGGATCTCGGGAACATTAAATTTGACGAGGAGAGGGCCCAGCTGGCAGCGAGAGTTTTCACCGAAAATCGAGTTATGCAGAGCTTCAGTCTGAAGTATTACTCGTCGGAAGATCTGCAAAAGTGTGCACTTTATTGCTGGCATGCATCACTCTCAAGCAACGACACACTCGAAGAACTCGAGCTTCCTATGGACATTTGGAGTGCGTGTCAGTGGGATGAATTCATTTGGACTGCATCAAGAAGGCCGTGTTTGAAGAAGCTTACTATTAATCAAGGCACAGATCGGCAAAAGCTGCAAGGTTTGTGCAAGGTTCTCAGAAAAAGTGGTGCAGAAAAGAAAGTCTCTCTCAAGACTGACatttttttcactgctgcaaATATAATCGAATCTGCCGCACTCACAAGTGtcgctttgttttcttttgatgaTCAGCTAAAGCAGCAGTTGTGCCAGCTGCAGACATCTAATCACATTACATCTGTATGTATTGGAGTCAGAACGGGTGACATTTCTCTCTGTTTAGCCGTTGCAGAATACATCAAAGCGGCACCATCTATTCGAAAGTTGAGTTTGCAGTTGTGCACGCAATCTGGCGACATGGCCGACGACACAAATAGATCGTGGAAAGTGCTTGTCGAGTCGCTATCTAAAAATGTGACCCTGAGGGAGTTGGAAGTAAATCTCCAATACCGCATTGGTTTTGATGAAGATGAAGAACCAGATCATATTGCTCGGGGAATCCAAGACATCGAGGTTATACCACATGAATTGGAGAAACTTGCTCGGGTGATTAAGTCTGGTGAGAAGATACGAAGGGTGCACTTCCGAGCCGAACACACAAGCCACATGACTGCCTTCCTTTCGGAGTTATGCAAGGACATCTCAAATGAGTTCGCTCTTGTCAGTGTTACTCTAGCCGGTTCCTTGGCAATGGAGTCTACGGCAGACTGCTTCCATGTATGGGAAACAACACGTCGAAACTCTGGCCTGGTCACACGGGCTGCAGAATTTGTCTCTGGGCACAGACTGGACAG GCGTTACGCAGCAGCCTTGGAATTTGTTGCACGCTGTCCTCCTCTCCTTGAAGAGTTTGCACAGCAGCAGTCTCTCACAGTTGCGGATGCCACTCTTACCATTCGACGTTCGCTCGGGGAGCATCGAAAGCGTGCACGATTTCACGCGCCTCGTCGGCGTTGTCCGAGAGCGTGTCGTGTGCCACCCGAGCAAGGACAGCCACCCTCAACTGGATGA